The bacterium genome contains a region encoding:
- a CDS encoding STAS domain-containing protein: MASFAFTTHVGDGWAVVRTRGYLSRAAGEQLEREIMRLLEAGERRFVVNLRETDLINSVGISILIGVIERVRGLGGELVFSELTAVNEEIFRIMGLHRHARLVRADDEVGG, translated from the coding sequence ATGGCTAGCTTCGCGTTCACCACCCATGTCGGCGACGGGTGGGCGGTCGTGCGCACCCGCGGGTACCTCAGCCGCGCGGCGGGCGAGCAGCTCGAGCGCGAGATCATGCGGCTGCTCGAGGCGGGGGAGCGGCGGTTCGTCGTCAATCTCAGGGAGACCGACCTCATCAACAGCGTGGGCATCTCCATCCTCATCGGCGTCATCGAGCGGGTGCGCGGCCTCGGGGGGGAGCTGGTGTTCTCCGAGCTCACCGCGGTCAACGAGGAGATCTTCCGGATCATGGGCCTGCACCGCCACGCGCGCCTGGTGCGTGCCGACGACGAGGTCGGGGGGTGA
- a CDS encoding HD domain-containing phosphohydrolase, protein MRHANAPDSASQMRRLMFSIATMEELGDVLSSHNHFHDNLQTALLSLMGAVPVARGALLLYDRRSGELEVAAVRGSSAVAAGVRLAFPPARAEALWRRRRPLLLEHPPTGLGSWVRRTGALQELGAVALAPLRFKKELVGAVALGEKYTGEPYDESDYELIMVMANYIAIGVHNQALLSHLEKANTALRRKVTENRRLYRNLEGIYADTVKALGAAIDAKDPYTRGHSDRVARIAVALGKALGLPEAQISALRVASHLHDIGKIAVDNSVLLKPGRLDETEMLQIHRHPAVSYDILSNIAFPYPDVALIARHHHEWVNGSGYPDRLGPERLLPGMKIICIADAFDAMTSDRPYRPALDLPEAVRRIREGVGVQFDGEVTRAFFDVLRAEVCGDAAEPALIAGLNRHFSADAVIGRIDRILSDLEPVHG, encoded by the coding sequence ATGAGACACGCGAACGCGCCGGACAGCGCATCGCAGATGCGCAGGCTGATGTTCAGCATCGCAACGATGGAGGAGCTCGGCGACGTGCTCAGCTCCCACAACCACTTCCACGACAACCTCCAGACCGCGCTGCTGAGCCTGATGGGGGCGGTCCCCGTGGCGCGGGGCGCGCTGCTGCTCTACGACCGGCGCAGCGGCGAGCTGGAGGTGGCGGCGGTCCGCGGCTCCTCGGCGGTGGCCGCGGGGGTGCGGCTGGCCTTCCCGCCGGCGCGGGCGGAGGCGCTCTGGCGGCGCCGGCGGCCGCTGCTGCTCGAGCACCCGCCCACGGGCCTCGGCTCGTGGGTGCGGCGCACGGGCGCGCTCCAGGAGCTGGGGGCCGTCGCCCTCGCGCCGCTGCGCTTCAAGAAGGAGCTGGTCGGGGCGGTGGCTCTCGGCGAGAAGTACACGGGCGAACCGTACGACGAGTCCGACTACGAGCTGATCATGGTCATGGCGAACTACATCGCCATCGGCGTCCACAACCAGGCGCTGCTGAGTCACCTCGAGAAGGCGAACACCGCGCTGCGGCGCAAGGTCACCGAGAACCGGCGCCTGTACCGCAACCTCGAGGGCATCTACGCCGACACGGTGAAAGCGCTGGGCGCCGCGATCGACGCCAAGGACCCGTACACCCGCGGGCACTCCGACCGCGTCGCGCGCATCGCGGTGGCGCTGGGCAAGGCGCTGGGCCTGCCGGAGGCGCAGATCAGCGCGCTGCGCGTCGCCAGCCACCTGCACGACATCGGCAAGATCGCGGTCGACAACAGCGTGCTGCTCAAGCCGGGGAGGCTCGACGAGACGGAGATGCTGCAGATCCACCGGCACCCGGCAGTCTCCTACGACATCCTCTCGAACATCGCGTTCCCGTACCCGGACGTCGCGCTGATCGCCCGCCACCATCACGAGTGGGTCAACGGGTCGGGCTACCCCGACCGGCTCGGCCCGGAGCGCCTCCTGCCGGGCATGAAGATCATCTGCATCGCGGACGCCTTCGACGCGATGACCTCCGACCGCCCGTACCGTCCCGCCCTGGATCTGCCGGAGGCGGTCCGGCGCATCCGGGAGGGCGTGGGCGTCCAGTTCGACGGCGAGGTCACCCGGGCGTTCTTCGACGTCCTGCGCGCCGAGGTCTGCGGGGATGCGGCGGAGCCGGCCCTCATCGCGGGGCTCAACCGGCACTTTTCCGCCGACGCGGTGATCGGGCGCATCGACCGGATCCTGTCCGACCTGGAGCCCGTGCACGGTTGA
- the hrcA gene encoding heat-inducible transcriptional repressor HrcA — translation MAPLNERERTVLALTVMHHIRSGEPIGSRYLAEQLDLDVSPATIRNTMADLEEKGYLRQTHVSSGRVPTDLGYRFYVDEVVGVRPARREGLEGMRERIASRRSEIGELIRETTRTLSAASRQAGLVLGPRLLDARLEHLELRRVASRRVLSIFVTESRLVQTRVLELPEDWPQEDLDAMARVWNERFAGLALREVRTRLAVMMAAERAALNSLVLRALELGRLALAAREPAEELYLDGAANILDVPEFADPGKARALVRAIEEKGRLCTLLDECLRADRVRVFIGGEVSLPGLTDVSLVTAPYRRDGEPIGVLGVIGPTRMAYERIIPIVACAADDLGDCLSRA, via the coding sequence ATGGCCCCCCTGAACGAGCGCGAGCGCACGGTCCTGGCGTTGACCGTGATGCACCACATCCGCAGCGGCGAGCCGATCGGGTCGCGTTACCTCGCGGAGCAGCTCGACCTCGACGTCAGCCCGGCGACCATCCGGAACACGATGGCCGACCTCGAGGAGAAGGGGTACCTGCGCCAGACCCATGTCTCTTCGGGGAGGGTGCCCACCGACCTCGGCTACCGGTTCTACGTCGACGAGGTCGTCGGCGTGCGGCCGGCGCGGCGCGAGGGGCTCGAGGGGATGCGCGAGCGCATCGCCAGCCGGCGCAGCGAGATCGGCGAGCTCATCCGGGAGACCACGCGGACGCTCTCGGCGGCGTCGCGCCAGGCGGGCCTCGTGCTCGGCCCGCGGCTGCTGGACGCCCGGCTCGAGCACCTCGAGCTGCGCCGCGTGGCCTCGCGGCGGGTGCTCTCGATCTTCGTCACCGAGAGCCGGCTCGTCCAGACGCGGGTGCTTGAGCTGCCGGAGGACTGGCCGCAGGAGGACCTGGACGCCATGGCACGGGTCTGGAACGAGCGCTTCGCCGGCCTTGCGCTGCGCGAGGTGCGGACGCGGCTCGCGGTCATGATGGCGGCCGAGCGCGCCGCGCTCAACTCGCTGGTGCTGCGCGCTCTCGAGCTGGGACGCCTGGCGCTGGCGGCGCGCGAGCCGGCCGAGGAGCTGTACCTGGATGGCGCGGCCAACATCCTCGACGTGCCGGAATTTGCCGACCCCGGCAAGGCGCGGGCGCTCGTGCGCGCCATCGAGGAGAAGGGCCGGTTGTGCACGCTCCTCGACGAGTGCCTGCGGGCCGATCGCGTGCGGGTCTTCATCGGCGGGGAGGTCAGCCTTCCCGGCCTGACGGACGTCAGTCTCGTGACGGCGCCCTACCGGCGCGACGGGGAGCCGATCGGCGTGCTCGGCGTCATCGGCCCGACCCGGATGGCCTACGAGCGCATCATCCCGATCGTGGCCTGCGCCGCCGACGACCTGGGCGATTGCCTCAGCCGCGCGTGA
- a CDS encoding nucleotide exchange factor GrpE gives MTRPQSEEAGAEPGAARPAADPASEVEALRAELATLRDRHLRLQAEFENYRKRQQRERESANRHAKERLLRELPDVIDNLERALRHAAAPDAAPESLAQGVDLVARQLTEVLARFGAEPMTAVGAPFDPHRHEAMARVETSGDPPDGTVVEEFRRGWLLDGKVLRPALVAVAKVPGEGAGTGT, from the coding sequence ATGACCAGACCGCAGTCCGAGGAAGCCGGGGCGGAGCCCGGAGCGGCGCGGCCCGCCGCGGATCCCGCCTCCGAGGTCGAGGCCCTGCGCGCGGAGCTCGCGACGCTCCGCGACCGGCACCTGCGGCTGCAGGCCGAGTTCGAGAACTACCGCAAGCGCCAGCAGCGCGAGCGCGAGAGCGCCAACCGGCACGCGAAGGAGCGGTTGCTGCGGGAGCTGCCCGACGTGATCGACAACCTCGAGCGGGCGCTGCGCCACGCGGCGGCGCCCGATGCGGCCCCTGAGAGCCTCGCGCAGGGCGTGGATCTGGTCGCCAGGCAGCTCACGGAGGTCCTGGCCCGCTTCGGGGCCGAGCCCATGACCGCCGTCGGCGCGCCGTTCGACCCGCACCGCCACGAGGCGATGGCCAGGGTCGAGACCTCGGGTGACCCGCCGGACGGCACCGTGGTGGAGGAGTTCCGTCGCGGCTGGCTCCTCGACGGCAAGGTCCTGCGCCCGGCGCTCGTCGCGGTCGCCAAGGTCCCGGGCGAGGGCGCGGGCACCGGCACGTGA
- a CDS encoding fibronectin type III domain-containing protein — protein sequence MTGRPAGRRRRVAGACATVAALALALCAGCGKKAPLRLPDQRPAERAGAPRLSVREGQVTLEFSVPAHRVFPERQDPWVLARILRRDIPARDFVEVGTILERNGFAFEAPLSWSEAARSAGSSAYRVEFRDAARQRRALSDPVEIAWQQPPAAPAGVTASGDDHAVVLAWVPPSGPAAGARYRVYRREAPDGQVESLTPVPLEEPRHTDSRVKPAREYCYRVRAVLGPPAGEVEGPSSAEVCARTDDVTPPPPPAALHVTAGPGSFQLTWDEVAVPDLLGYRIYRSIDDGPLELLTPMPVRGNAWREETPGARAGARYRYVVTAVDTAARANESPFSPAAEGPAVPAAGAP from the coding sequence GTGACCGGCCGTCCGGCGGGGCGTCGCCGGCGCGTCGCCGGCGCGTGCGCGACGGTGGCGGCCCTTGCGCTGGCGCTCTGCGCGGGATGCGGGAAGAAGGCGCCGCTGCGTCTCCCGGACCAGCGTCCCGCCGAGCGCGCCGGCGCGCCCAGGCTCTCGGTGCGGGAGGGGCAGGTCACGCTGGAGTTCTCGGTGCCGGCGCACCGGGTATTCCCGGAGCGCCAGGACCCCTGGGTGCTGGCGCGCATCCTGCGGCGCGACATTCCCGCGCGGGACTTCGTCGAGGTCGGGACGATCCTCGAGCGCAACGGCTTCGCATTCGAGGCGCCGCTCTCCTGGAGCGAGGCGGCGCGGTCCGCGGGGTCCAGCGCGTACCGGGTCGAGTTCCGCGACGCCGCGCGGCAGCGGCGCGCGCTCTCCGATCCTGTCGAGATCGCGTGGCAGCAACCGCCGGCCGCGCCGGCCGGGGTGACGGCCAGCGGGGACGACCATGCCGTGGTCCTCGCCTGGGTCCCGCCCTCCGGGCCCGCGGCGGGGGCGCGCTATCGCGTCTACCGGCGCGAGGCGCCGGACGGCCAGGTCGAGAGCCTGACGCCTGTGCCCCTCGAGGAGCCGCGCCACACCGACTCGCGGGTCAAGCCGGCGCGCGAATACTGCTACCGGGTGCGGGCGGTGCTCGGGCCGCCGGCCGGCGAGGTGGAAGGTCCCTCGAGCGCGGAGGTGTGCGCCCGCACCGATGACGTCACCCCGCCGCCGCCTCCGGCTGCCCTGCACGTCACGGCGGGGCCCGGCAGTTTCCAGCTGACCTGGGACGAGGTGGCGGTCCCCGACCTGCTCGGCTACCGGATCTACCGGTCGATCGACGATGGGCCGCTCGAGCTGCTCACGCCGATGCCGGTGCGCGGGAACGCTTGGCGCGAGGAGACACCCGGCGCGCGGGCGGGAGCCCGCTATCGGTACGTCGTCACTGCGGTCGACACCGCGGCGCGGGCGAACGAGAGTCCCTTCTCGCCCGCGGCGGAAGGGCCGGCCGTGCCTGCGGCCGGCGCGCCCTGA
- a CDS encoding YtxH domain-containing protein, protein MSREDGCSGTTIVVSFLLGTVAGAAAVLLLAPQARKESAERIRDFSQHLKDQASDYIDQAKEKVSSTVGRGRDFLDEKRSLIHSAVEAGKEAYQREKAKGATDAG, encoded by the coding sequence ATGAGTCGCGAGGACGGTTGCAGCGGAACCACCATCGTCGTTTCCTTCCTGCTCGGCACGGTCGCCGGCGCCGCAGCGGTGCTTCTGCTCGCCCCCCAGGCGCGCAAGGAGTCCGCCGAGCGCATCCGCGATTTCTCCCAGCACCTCAAGGACCAGGCATCCGACTACATCGACCAGGCCAAGGAGAAGGTATCCTCCACGGTCGGACGCGGCCGCGACTTCCTCGACGAGAAGCGCTCGCTCATCCACTCCGCGGTCGAGGCCGGCAAGGAGGCCTACCAGCGGGAGAAGGCCAAGGGCGCGACCGACGCCGGCTAG